In Argopecten irradians isolate NY chromosome 11, Ai_NY, whole genome shotgun sequence, one DNA window encodes the following:
- the LOC138334912 gene encoding micronuclear linker histone polyprotein-like isoform X4 gives MATDTLTLPSIRKVQFLVSTDELASEGITSGSAKSSAKPRIDSTPSLPPAKQNGGLVTSHDGSQTSKPQSPEKSKRSTADVKPQSIPNISQKSNDKSSTTDKRTKGKDGTHTSRQPPTSPSKTNREEPLPSSPSKTKRDDKPPSSPSKTKREEQPPSSPSKTKRDEKPPPSPLRENKSSSVDQNKSGKSTSSKTEAATVKSQSNKENNKPSQDQTNVQKTNGKFVATYTRSRPERKTENNKENNKTENNKERMDFSPQSRTTDDTITDSNVSKDSAYRWHAPARKYETPRHNAPVKSKAVTINSASASSNTTGSSHKPPVFKLKLHKKPMYSRDKKAKEKEVVLTPRTQKSSQDSSRPKSYHLERDRSIYRTNTYLWEDERNELTYQPSTNTQTDVMMAYTGEPNTREALKSANGKKRDKEFKKAFTVFAVRSKQPPWHEKEYVLNRREAQIYQGIKQVYDKPTAKKARQREFMKKLEQFQVEMAKHQISEMQRKEAKKNQDKARQANQLKELRQRFEDEAWHRFQTQYVTSRVLEHEKMNRFQYGLPEEPDGEPEFAVKLKRKKKNPQAIIDAKQLSKINKKRYSEMFDVNTGPSWSKNSKDPKMEGIDTVVLDVKDEQGNVKEKKKFVKDVIQEAQKELQAWPGNGKNTGVTPRSPVLDHAAPDQPNQRAKSPDFYAEESESDDDDDMSDIFERARKKYNLTVDEEADAVSRASRVR, from the exons GATTACCAGTGGCAGCGCTAAGTCCTCAGCAAAGCCACGTATCGACTCCACCCCTTCTCTTCCTCCTGCCAAACAAAATGGTGGACTGGTGACGTCACATGATGGAAGCCAAACTAGTAAACCACAGAGTCCCGAGAAATCAAAAAGGTCAACCGCCGACGTGAAACCACAGTCTATACCAAACATCTCACAGAAAAGCAAtg ATAAATCATCAACAACAGATAAGCGGACTAAGGGGAAAG ATGGCACCCATACTTCCCGCCAACCACCTACCTCACCTTCCAAAACCAACAGAGAAGAACCACTTCCTTCCTCACCCTCTAAAACAAAGCGTGATGACAAACCTCCCTCATCACCCTCTAAAACAAAGAGAGAGGAACAACCTCCTTCCTCACCCTCTAAAACCAAGAGGGACGAAAAGCCACCTCCATCCCCTCTAAGGGAAAATAAATCTTCCTCTGTTGACCAAAATAAATCAGGAAAGTCCACTAGTTCTAAAACTGAAG CAGCCACAGTAAAATCCCAGTCCAACAAAGAGAACAACAAGCCTTCACAAGACCAAACAAATGTTCAAAA AACAAATGGAAAATTTGTGGCAACATATACAAGATCACGTCCCGAACGGAAAACAGAGAACAATAAAGAGAATAATAAAACTGAGAATAACAA GGAACGAATGGATTTCTCGCCACAGTCCCGAACCACGGACGATACTATTACAGACAGCAATGTGTCAAAGGATAGTGCTTACCGGTGGCACGCGCCTGCGCGAAAGTACGAAACTCCTCGTCACAATGCACCAGTAAAATCTAAAGCAGTGACAATAAACTCTGCTTCAGCATCATCCAATACGACCGGAAGTAGTCACAAACCGCCAGTGTTTAAACTAAAATTGCATAAAAAGCCAATGTATTCTAGAGACAAGAAAGCCAAGGAAAAGGAAGTGGTTCTTACGCCAAGAACGCAAAAATCCTCACAAGACTCATCTAGGCCTAAGTCATATCATTTAGAAAGGGATAGATCTATTTATAGGACAAACACTTATCTCTGGGAGGATGAAAGGAATGAACTTACTTACCAGCCATCAACAAATACGCAAACGGATGTAATGATGGCATATACTGGTGAGCCTAATACAAGAGAGGCTTTGAAAAGTGCTAATGGTAAGAAAAGGGATAAAGAATTCAAAAAGGCTTTTACAGTATTCGCAGTGCGTTCAAAACAGCCACCATGGCATGAGAAAGAATATGTACTGAATAGACGAGAGGCTCAAATTTATCAAGGTATTAAGCAAGTATACGATAAACCGACCGCGAAGAAAGCGAGACAACGAGAATTCATGAAGAAACTAGAACAGTTTCAAGTTGAAATGGCAAAACATCAGATATCGGAAATGCAAAGAAAGGAAGCGAAAAAGAACCAGGACAAAGCGAGACAGGCTAATCAGCTAAAGGAATTACGTCAGCGATTCGAAGACGAGGCTTGGCATCGTTTCCAAACACAATATGTGACGTCACGTGTTCTTGAACACGAAAAAATGAATCGCTTCCAATACGGACTTCCCGAAGAGCCGGATGGTGAGCCAGAATTCGCCGTGAAACTAAAAAGGAAGAAGAAGAACCCGCAAGCGATTATTGATGCCAAGCAGTTAAGCAAAATTAACAAAAAGCGGTATTCTGAGATGTTCGACGTCAACACTGGACCGAGTTGGAGTAAAAACAGCAAAGATCCTAAAATGGAAGGCATTGATACGGTCGTGTTAGATGTCAAAGATGAACAAG GAAACgtaaaagagaagaaaaaattCGTAAAGGACGtcatacaagaggcccagaaggAACTGCAGGCGTGGCCTGGCAATG GTAAAAATACAGGAGTAACTCCGCGGAGCCCAGTGTTAGATCACGCAGCACCCGATCAGCCTAACCAAAGAGCAAAATCGCCAGACTTTTACGCAGAAGAAAGTGAAAGCGATGATGATGACGACATGTCTGATATCTTTGAGAGAGCGAGGAAGAAATATAATCTAACAGTGGATGAAGAAGCCGACGCTGTTAGCCGTGCAAGTCGTGTGCGATGA
- the LOC138334912 gene encoding uncharacterized protein DDB_G0286299-like isoform X10 produces MATDTLTLPSIRKVQFLVSTDELASEGITSGSAKSSAKPRIDSTPSLPPAKQNGGLVTSHDGSQTSKPQSPEKSKRSTADVKPQSIPNISQKSNDKSSTTDKRTKGKDGTHTSRQPPTSPSKTNREEPLPSSPSKTKRDDKPPSSPSKTKREEQPPSSPSKTKRDEKPPPSPLRENKSSSVDQNKSGKSTSSKTEAATVKSQSNKENNKPSQDQTNVQKTNGKFVATYTRSRPERKTENNKENNKTENNKERMDFSPQSRTTDDTITDSNVSKDSAYRWHAPARKYETPRHNAPVKSKAVTINSASASSNTTGSSHKPPVFKLKLHKKPMYSRDKKAKEKEVVLTPRTQKSSQDSSRPKSYHLERDRSIYRTNTYLWEDERNELTYQPSTNTQTDVMMAYTGEPNTREALKSANGKKRDKEFKKAFTVFAVRSKQPPWHEKEYVLNRREAQIYQGIKQVYDKPTAKKARQREFMKKLEQFQVEMAKHQISEMQRKEAKKNQDKARQANQLKELRQRFEDEAWHRFQTQYVTSRVLEHEKMNRFQYGLPEEPDGEPEFAVKLKRKKKNPQAIIDAKQLSKINKKRYSEMFDVNTGPSWSKNSKDPKMEGIDTVVLDVKDEQENKERKRKREEKIRKGRHTRGPEGTAGVAWQW; encoded by the exons GATTACCAGTGGCAGCGCTAAGTCCTCAGCAAAGCCACGTATCGACTCCACCCCTTCTCTTCCTCCTGCCAAACAAAATGGTGGACTGGTGACGTCACATGATGGAAGCCAAACTAGTAAACCACAGAGTCCCGAGAAATCAAAAAGGTCAACCGCCGACGTGAAACCACAGTCTATACCAAACATCTCACAGAAAAGCAAtg ATAAATCATCAACAACAGATAAGCGGACTAAGGGGAAAG ATGGCACCCATACTTCCCGCCAACCACCTACCTCACCTTCCAAAACCAACAGAGAAGAACCACTTCCTTCCTCACCCTCTAAAACAAAGCGTGATGACAAACCTCCCTCATCACCCTCTAAAACAAAGAGAGAGGAACAACCTCCTTCCTCACCCTCTAAAACCAAGAGGGACGAAAAGCCACCTCCATCCCCTCTAAGGGAAAATAAATCTTCCTCTGTTGACCAAAATAAATCAGGAAAGTCCACTAGTTCTAAAACTGAAG CAGCCACAGTAAAATCCCAGTCCAACAAAGAGAACAACAAGCCTTCACAAGACCAAACAAATGTTCAAAA AACAAATGGAAAATTTGTGGCAACATATACAAGATCACGTCCCGAACGGAAAACAGAGAACAATAAAGAGAATAATAAAACTGAGAATAACAA GGAACGAATGGATTTCTCGCCACAGTCCCGAACCACGGACGATACTATTACAGACAGCAATGTGTCAAAGGATAGTGCTTACCGGTGGCACGCGCCTGCGCGAAAGTACGAAACTCCTCGTCACAATGCACCAGTAAAATCTAAAGCAGTGACAATAAACTCTGCTTCAGCATCATCCAATACGACCGGAAGTAGTCACAAACCGCCAGTGTTTAAACTAAAATTGCATAAAAAGCCAATGTATTCTAGAGACAAGAAAGCCAAGGAAAAGGAAGTGGTTCTTACGCCAAGAACGCAAAAATCCTCACAAGACTCATCTAGGCCTAAGTCATATCATTTAGAAAGGGATAGATCTATTTATAGGACAAACACTTATCTCTGGGAGGATGAAAGGAATGAACTTACTTACCAGCCATCAACAAATACGCAAACGGATGTAATGATGGCATATACTGGTGAGCCTAATACAAGAGAGGCTTTGAAAAGTGCTAATGGTAAGAAAAGGGATAAAGAATTCAAAAAGGCTTTTACAGTATTCGCAGTGCGTTCAAAACAGCCACCATGGCATGAGAAAGAATATGTACTGAATAGACGAGAGGCTCAAATTTATCAAGGTATTAAGCAAGTATACGATAAACCGACCGCGAAGAAAGCGAGACAACGAGAATTCATGAAGAAACTAGAACAGTTTCAAGTTGAAATGGCAAAACATCAGATATCGGAAATGCAAAGAAAGGAAGCGAAAAAGAACCAGGACAAAGCGAGACAGGCTAATCAGCTAAAGGAATTACGTCAGCGATTCGAAGACGAGGCTTGGCATCGTTTCCAAACACAATATGTGACGTCACGTGTTCTTGAACACGAAAAAATGAATCGCTTCCAATACGGACTTCCCGAAGAGCCGGATGGTGAGCCAGAATTCGCCGTGAAACTAAAAAGGAAGAAGAAGAACCCGCAAGCGATTATTGATGCCAAGCAGTTAAGCAAAATTAACAAAAAGCGGTATTCTGAGATGTTCGACGTCAACACTGGACCGAGTTGGAGTAAAAACAGCAAAGATCCTAAAATGGAAGGCATTGATACGGTCGTGTTAGATGTCAAAGATGAACAAG AGAACAAAGAGAG GAAACgtaaaagagaagaaaaaattCGTAAAGGACGtcatacaagaggcccagaaggAACTGCAGGCGTGGCCTGGCAATG GTAA